In Pristiophorus japonicus isolate sPriJap1 chromosome 31, sPriJap1.hap1, whole genome shotgun sequence, the genomic stretch ccgctatttccaaggccacctccttaagtactctaggatgcaggccatcaggccctggggatttatctgccttcaatcccatcaatttccccaacacaatttcccgactaataaagatttccctcagttcctcttccttactagaccctctgaccccttttatattctagTCAGAGCTTCTGAAATCCATACTTTAGCTTCCCtcggcaacctaggatgcatcccatgtaaacaggaaattagggatgagtgcaataaaggttcagcagttatcatgggcgactttaatctacatatagattgggctaaccaatctggtagcaatacggtggaggaggatttcctggagtgtaatagggaggttttctagatcaatatgtcgaggaatcaactagagggctggccatcctggactgggtgttgtgtaatgagagaggattaattagcaatcttgtgcgaggccccttggggaagagtgaccataatatggtagaattcttcattaagatggagagtgacacagttaattcagagactagggtcctgaacttaaggaaaggtaacttcgatggtatgagacgtgaattggccagaatagactggcgaatgatacttaaagggttgacggtggataggcaatggcaaacatttaaagatcacatggatgaacttcaacaattgtacatccctgcctcgcgtaaaaataaaatggggaaggtggctcaaccgtggctgacaagggaaattagggatagtgttaaatccaaggaagaggcatataaattggccagaaaaagcagcaagcctgaggactgggagaaatttagaattcagcagaggaggacaaaaggtttaattaagagggggggaaatagaatatgagaggaagcttgcagggaacataaaaactgactgcaaaagcttctatagatatgtgaagagaaaaagattagtgaagacaaacgtaggtcccttgcagtcagaatcagatgaatttataatggggaacaaagaacaggaagacacaagtaaccttccggaaaagggggaactgaaggaaatccttattagtcaggaaattgagttagggaaattgatgggattgaaggccgataaatccccagggcctgatagtctgcatcccagagtacttaaggaagtgaccctcgaaatagtggatgcattggtggtcattttctaacattctatagactctgaatcagttcctatggattgaagggaagctaaatgtaaccccaattttaaaaaaggagagaaaaaacagggaattatagatcggttagcctgacatcagtagtggggaaaatgttggaatcaattattaaagatgtaatagcagcgcatttggaaagcagtgactggatcggtccaagtcagcatggatttatgaaagggaaatcatgctggacaaatcttctagaattttgtgaggatgtaactagtagagtggataagggagaaccagtgcatgtggtgtatttggactttcaaaaggcttttgactaggtcccacacaagagattagtgtgcaaaattaaagcacatggtattgggggtaatgtattgatgttgatagagaactggttggcagacaggaagcaaaaagtagaaataaacgggtccttttccgaatggcaggcagtgactagtggggtacctcaaggttcagtgctgggaccccagctatttacaatatacatcaatgatttagacgaaggaattgaatgtaatatctccaagtttgcagatgacactaagctggtggcagtgtgagctgtgaggaggatgctaagcggctgcagggtgacttggacaggttaggtgagtggacaaatgcatggcagatgcagtataatgtagataaatatgaggttatccactttggtggcaaaaacaaggcggcagaatattatctgaatggtgacagattaggaaaaggggaggtgcaacgagacctgagtgtcgtggtacatcagtcattgaaagttggcatgcaggtacagcagacggtgaagaagtcaaatggcatgttggccttcatagcgagaggatttgagtataggagcagggaggtcttactgcagttgtacagggccttggtgaggccacaccttgaatattgtgtcgagttttggtctcctaatctgaggaaggacattcttgctattgagggagtgcagcaaaggttcaccagcttagtgtcatctgcaaacttggagatattacattcaattccttcgtctaaatcattaatgtatattgtaaatagctggggtcccagcactgaaccttgcggtaccccattagtcactgcctgccattttgaaaaggacccgtttattcctactctttgcttcctgtctgccaaccagttctctatccacgtcaatacattacccccaataccatgtgctttaatttaggaccgagatgaggagaaacttcttcactcagaaaattgtgaacctgtggaattctctaccacagaaaattgttgaggccagttcgttagatatattcaaaagggagttagatatggcccttacggctaaagggatcaaggggtatggggagaaagcaggaaaggggtactgagggaatgatcagccatgatcatattgaatggtgctgcaggctcgaagggccgaatggcctactcctgcacctattttctatgtttctatgtgacttgtcatctgtcccctggttcttttgccaatgaccttaactcGGTGTCCTCTACCACAACCCTTcaaattttgaacagctctatcaaatcgccccaatcccagcttctctagtccttccatgaaactgaagtccctcaattctggtaccattctagtaaaggtCTGCACCCCCTCAAAGggattgacatccttcctaaactgtggtgtcgagaattggccacaatactccagctggggctaaccaatgatttataaaggtttagcatatcttccttgcttttgtactctatgcctctatttataaagccaaggatccccctATGCTTTTTTTTTAAGCAGTCTTCTCAACTGGTCCTGAAACTATCAAGATTTCTGTAAGtaaacccccaggtgtctctgtcccAGCACcatatttaaaattgtaccattttgtttatattgcctctcctcatatcTCCTTCCAAAATACATCATCACATTTCAGACTTGCATTTAAACAGCatgtttcacaacctcaggatgtcccaaagcgctttacaaccaatgaagagcttttgttgtaaagtaggaaacgcagcagccaatatgcgcacagcaagctcccacaaacagcagtgagatgaatcTGTTTTCagtgttgttgagggataaatattggcccaggataccagggagaactcccctgccctccaCCTGAGGGAAGACAAGgtgttggtttaacatctcattagaaagatagcacctcccgacagtgcagcactccctcagtactgcaccggaagtGTCAACCTGAAATATGTGCACTacttatgagagagagagaaacaacaaGAAAAGCACAGTGAGacagaataaaaatattactttgaATCCAACGTAGAGCGTTGCGGAGATCCTCAGTGTCACGCGAGACTTTGTAAACGAATAGAACACATGGAATCCCAGGATCCTCTCCACATTTGGGAATGCCGATTCGTTTTACAATGTCGTCATGTACATTTCCTTGCCCGTAGTATTCCACTGGTATAAAACAGAACTTTTGCTGAATAATTCATCAATATACAGGGGCATTTTATTCAGTACAAGCAACAATATGATACTCGGAGACAGAGACGAGGGTCCATTAAATTTACAGCAATAGGAATGCAAGGTAATATCTTACACTGTCCAAACCACCGCCCTCCTGTCTTCCTCCTTGCCCCTCCTCCTATCTCCTTCTCCCCTACCCTCCTCCtgccctccttcccccccatcctcctcgctccttgggaggaaaagcaatgtgtgaggaggacacaaaaaatctgcataaggacataggcagggtaagtgagtgggcaaaaaatttggcagatggagtataatgttgaaaagtgtgaggtcatgcactttggccgagAAAAAgaaatcgaggagcaagttattatttaaatgggaaaagttgcaaagtgcggcagtacagcgggacctggagttacttgtgcatgaaaaacaaaaggatagtatgcaggtacagcaagtgatcaggaaggccaatggaattttggcctttattgcaaaggggatggagtataaaagcagggaagtcttgctacagttatacagggtattggtgaggccacacctgaaatattgcatacagttctggtttccatatttaagaaaggatgtacttgctttggaggcagttcagagaaggttcactcagttgattccggggatgagggggttgacttatgaggaaaggttgaggaggttgggcctctactcattggagttcagaagaatgagaggtgatcttatcgaaacgtatcagattatgagggggctcgacaaggtggatgcagagaggatgttcccactgatgggggagactagaactagggggcatggtcttagaataaggggccgcccatttaaaactgagatgaggaggaatttcttctctcagagggttgtaaatctgtggaattctctgccccagagagctgtggaagctgggtcattgaatatatttaagacagaaatagacagtttcttaaccgataagaggataaggggttatggggagcgggcggggaagtggagcggagtccatgatcaggctcgaggggccgtatggcctactcctatttcttatgtattttcTTATGTGCTTCCCACcccgctcccttccccccttcccaccccgctcccttcccccctcgctcccttcccccctttccacCTTCCCCGCTTCCCACCCCGCTCccttcccccttccttccctcttcCACTCCCTGTTCCGTACCTGTGTAACGGAGTTCCGGTGTGGCGCGGCCCCGGGAAGACAAGAGCCACCGCAGGATCCCGGTCGCGATGAGGAACCCGGCCCCGATCCACAACCCGCTCCCGTTCGGGTTCCAAATCCAGATCCCGATTCCGGTCCAGATCCCGATCCCGGTGCTGATCCTGATCCGGAACCCGGTCCGCTTCAGAATGACAATCCCGGCCCCGATGAGGATCCCGGTCCCAATCCATGTCTTGATGGGATGGACCGAGGCCCAGTTCCTCATCATGTCCCCGCTCTGTGAGTCATCGCGCGCGCGCGCATTGCTCCCAGCGACTGCCGCGCTGAACCCGCCCAGCACCATTGGTCCGATTCACACCCCGGGCCCTGATTGGCTCCTACACACCGGGCACTGATTGGTTCTCACACACCTGGCCCTAATTCGATCTCACACCCCGGGCCCTGATTGGTTCCCACAcaccttcataggcagtcccttgtgtcaTTTGGGGAATTCACAAAGAAGGGAAATTGTGCAACTTAAGAGCATGCTGCAAAAAGTACACCTTCTTGGTGATGGAAGAAACAAGAATATTTAAGCAAATAGTAGACAACAACTGCACTAACCCAGGAgaggccgagggcccaggggcagcacgggccagcccacactgcgatctattgatagtaggagcatgcgtgcacactaggtccgtgcaacagagctggtctccagtcgtcttggttaactcttgccactgaaccaagacctagctctgtcaagcccgtgtggtggttggtgtgcaatggccaccccacgttaaaagaatccacacacaggcatcttccacccttcagtatctagttcgggacctggaatgtcatgtccctcattgaaacacctgtgaactcattcctttttggtgtggaagcaagtcatcctcgatatgagggactgcctaatactactataccctcggagtcgaggaagacttgcttccactctaaaagtgagttcccaggtgactgtacagtccaatacgggaattatagtctctgtcacagatgggacagacagtggttggaggaaagggtgggcggtgtagtgtatgaaatgatacaatgaactccgtacggtgagccagtgactaggtgtaacctggttatgagcttggtgacagttttgagggcctgatcttcaaacactcttttcctcaggtggccgaaggctgtactggcacactggaggcggtgttggatctcgtcgtcaatgtctgctcttgttgataagaagctcccgagataagggacgtggtccacgttgtccagggccgcggcgtggatcttgatgactggggggcagtgctatgcggcgacgataggctggtggaggacctttatcttactgatgtttagcgtaaggcccatgctttcatacgctttggtaaatacgtcgactatatcctggagttcagcctgtgtgtgtgcacgtactgtagctcgacgacagaagttggggtggtcttagacctggcttggagacggcgaaggttgaacagcttcccactagatcggtagtttagttccactccagcggggagcttgtcaactgtgagacggagcatggcagtgaggaagattgagaagagggttggggcaatgacacagccctgcttgaccccggtccggctacagtgccgtagtaatacccgccctcctgtatggctcagagacgtggaccatgtattgtagacacctcaagtcgctggagaattaccaccagcgttgtctccacaagatcctacaaatcccctgggaggacggacgcacaaacattagcgtccttgtccaggccaacatccccagcattgaagcactgaccacacttgatcagctccgctgggcaggccacataattcgcatgccagacacgagactcctaaagcaaacgctctactcggaactcgtccatggcaaatgagccaaaggggggcagaggaaacgttacaaggacactctctaagcctccctgataaagtgcaacatccccactgacacctgggaatccctggccaaagaccgccctaagtggaggaagtgcatctgggagggcgctgagctcctcgattatcatcgccgagagcatgcagaaaccaagcacaggcagcggaaggggcgtgcagcaaaccaggctcctcgcccacccttcccctcaacgactctgtgtcccacctgtgacagagactgtggttcccgtattggactgtacagccacctaagaactcatactaagagtggaagcaagtcttcctcgattccgagggactgcctatgatgatgatgatgatggtaacctggtcagtccttaatggcttccagaagtgaaggtacaaaggtgaagttcaggttatataccgggcccagcacgagtgtacctatgaccataGGACCTCTGACGGTACTGCCCTCTGTTGGtgagcagaccttatgtacatgcattacatcattcccccccagctcttggcacaagtccatattacaagttcagacggtccggagcccttccctccctggttgaccgtctcagtacaatcccaatgctttccaagtctctcatgacttcgggctgggcgttgaccacagtgggttcttctgatggttggatgtgagttggttggtcatctaagctcgcggtgtcttcttccaactgtccggtgtcttagcttgatttgatcaatgtgtttcctacacatctgcccattcttgagcttaaccatatacattcAGTTACCCTTCTTATCCGTAACatagcccgggagccacttgggcccttgaccatggttaagtacatacactgggtcgttTACAGATATGTcccgtgacactgcggcgcggtcgtgataccactgctggcgttgacgttaggttttgacatgatcattaaggtcaggatggactagagagagcctggttttaaggtcTCTTTTCATCAACAGTTCCGCATGCGAGACCCCGGTGAGCatatgtggccttgtcctgtaactgcacagtatgcatgacaggcatgtctgcaaggaaccgtgagttacgcgtttcaggcactgcttgatggtttgaactgcccgctccgcttgaccattggatgcgggtttgaacgcggctgacgtgttttatgctgttgcgtttcatgaactcgtgAAAAGCTCCAGGTTCGTGAAACACGGTCcactgtcgctgacaacgatgtctggcagaccatgtgtggcaaacatggctctcaggttctcagtggtggcagtggaagtgctggatgacatgatcacatgttctatccatttggagtatgcatccaccaccacaaaaaacatttcaccgaggaaggggcccacaaagtcgatTTGGATTCtacaccacagtttggatggccatgaccacagactgagcggagcttcctttggggtatTGCTTAACTGCTTGCAAGTGCTGCACGCATGaccctaagtctgagtcaatgccaggccaacaaacatgggacctggtgatggccttcataatgacaataccaggatgtgtactatgtaactcccgtacaaatctcgccctgcctttcttgggcattacaacatgattactccaaagtaaacagtcggactggatggaaagctcatccttACAATGGCTGTACGGTATGGTTTCATCACCCTTTTCCTTGGGGATAGtcaaccagtccccgttaagaactgaacattttacaaccgacagagtcggatcctggctggtccggatcttaacttgttgagcagtgacagacgacccttcactctcaaaggcatccatgaccatgagtagctctgcgggcattggcgtttccacctccggtgtgggcaacggtaaccggctcaatgcatcagtgcagttgttggtgcctggtctatggcgaatgacataatcatgggcagataatctgccgccattcagttaatattctgccttcgtgtttttgcccccaaaatggataacctcacatttatccacattatactgcatctgccatgcatttgcccactcacctaagttgtccaagtcaccctgcagcctctcagcatcctcctcacagctcacaccgccacccagtttagtgtcaaccgcaaacttggagatattacactcaattcctccatctaaatcgttaatatatattgtaaagagcggagtcccagcactgagccctgcggcactccattagtcactgcctgccattctgaaaaggacccgctgatcccgactctctgcttcctgtctgccaaccaattctcgatccacgtcagtacattacccccaataccatgcgctttgattttgcacaccaatctcgtgtgggatcttgtcaaaggccttttgaaagtccaaatacaccacacccactggttctcccttgtccactctgctagttacatcctcaaaaaattccaaaagattcgtcaaacatgatttctctatcataaatctatgttgacttggtccgatcctgtcactgctttccaaatgcgctgttatttcatccttaatgattgattccaacattttccccactactgatgtcaggctaaccggtctacaattacccattttctctcttcctccttttttaaaaagtggtgttacattagctaccctccagtccatagggactgatccagagtcaatagactgttggaaaattatcaccaatgaatccactatttctagggccacttccttaagtactctgggatgcagactatcaggccccggggatttatcggccttcaatcccatcaattttcctaacacaatttcatgcctaaggatatccttcagttcctccttctcacgagaccctcagtcccctaatacattcagaaggttatttgtgtcttccttcgtgaagacagtaccaaagtatttgttcaattggtctgccatttccttgttcctcattatagattcacctgaatccgactgcaagggacctacatttgtcttcactaatctttttctcttcacatatttatagaagcttttgcagtctatttttacattccctgcaagcttcctctcgtactctatttttcccctcttaattaaacccttagtcttcctctgttgaattctaaatttctcccagtcctcaggtttgttgctttttctagccaatttatatgcttcttccttggctttaacactatccttaatgtcccttgttagccatggttgagccaccttccccgttttatttttactccagacagggatgtacaattgctgaagttcatccatgtgacctttaaatgtttgccattgcttatccaccgtcatacctttaagtatcctttgccagtctatccgagccaattcacgcctcatacccttctttaagttctggaccatggtctttgaattaactgtttcattctccatcctaatgtagaattccaccatattatggtcactcttccccaaggggcctcgcacaatgagattactaattaatcctctctcattacacaacacccagtctaagatggcctcccccctagtttgttcctcgacatattggtctagaaaaccatccctaatacactccaggaaatcctcttccaccgcattgctaccagtttggtttgcccaatcaatacgtagattaaagtcgcccatgataactgttgtacctttatggcgcacatcccttatttcttgtttgatgctgtccccaacctcactactattgtttggtagcctgtacacaactcccactagcgttttctgccctttgaaattccgcagctccacccataccgattccatatcatccaggctaatgtccctccttactattgcattaatttcctctttaccagcaacgccatcctgcctccttttcctctctgcctatccttcctaaatgttgaatacccctggatgttgagttcccagccttggtcaccctggagccatgtctccgagatgccaattacattatattcgttaattgctgtctgcgcagtttattcgtccaccttattccgaatactcctcgcattgaggcacagagccttcgggcttgtctttttaacatactttgccccttgagaattttgctgtaatgtggccctttttgtttttttccttgggtttttctgcccttcacttttactattctcctttctatcttttgcttctgcctccattttatttccctctgtctccctgcataggttcccatccccctgccatattcgtttaactcctcccaaacagcactagcaaacactccccctgggacattggttccggtcctgcccaggtacagaccatctgtactggtcccacctcccccagaaccggttccaatgtcccaggaatttgaatccctctgttctgcaccactcctcaagccacgtattcatctgagctatcctgctattcctactctgactagcacgtggcactggtagtaatcctgagattactacttttgaggtcctactttttaatttaactcctagctccctaaattcatcctgtaggacctcatcctgttttttacctaaatcattggtacctatatacaccacgacaactggctgttcaccctcccttcacGTTGACAATGTGGTGACAAAAAGACATCAGCAGGCACAAATCACACATCCTGCAACCCACACCCTGAACCTCAGCAGAAGCTGAACAGCAGTTAGCTAAATTGTACCATCACATTAAACTCTAAAGCGTCCTGAAATGAACAACTTGAACTATTTCATCATTTCTAGCTTCAGTGAGataaagtacaacaacaacttcTTGTGTTTATTTTAtggtgtctttaacgtagtgaaatgtcccaaggtgcttcacaggagcattttaagacaaaacagataaatttgatgccgagccacacAAGACGAaattacagatgaccaaaagcttcgtcaaagaggaagtttttaaggagcgtcttaaagaggatagagaggcggagaggtttagggagggaattccagagcttggggcccaggcaacagaaggcacggccaccagtgattgagcgattataatcagggatgttcaagagggcagaattagaggagcgcagacatctcgggggagttgtgggactggagggggttacagagatagggaggggtgtcgggcctagaggaggttacagagataggaaggggtgtaggggctggaggaggttacagacagagatagggaggggcaaggccatggagggatttgtaaacaaggatgagaattttgaaatcgaggcgttgcttaaccagcagccaatgtaggttagcgagcactgggtgatgggtgagtgggacttggtgcgagttaggacacgggtcagtgagcacagggggtgatgggtgagtgggacttggtgcgagttaggacacggggcagtgagcacagtgggtgatgggtgagtgggacttggtgcgagttaggacacggggcagtgagcacagtgggtgatgggtgagtgggacttggtgcaagttaagacatggggcagtgagcacagggggtgatgggtgagtgggacttggtgcgagttaggacacagggcagtgagcacagtgggtgatgggtgagtgggacttggtgcgagttaggacacggggcagtgagcacagggggtgatgggtgagtgggactcggtgcgacttaggacacaggctgccgagttttggatgacctcacgtttacgtggggtagaatgtgggagaccagccaggagtgtgttggaatagtcaagtctggagataacaaaggcacggatgagggtttcagcagcagatgagctgaggcaggggcggaaatgggcaataagaacataagaacataagaaatcggagcaggagtaggccatacggcttctcaagcctgctctgccatttaatacaatcatggctgatctgatcatggactcaggtccacttccctgcccgctccccataacccttattcccttatcggttaagaaactgtctatctctgtcttaaatttattcaatgtcccagcttccacagctctctgaggcagagaattccacagatttacaaccct encodes the following:
- the LOC139240385 gene encoding uncharacterized protein, with the translated sequence MMRNWASVHPIKTWIGTGILIGAGIVILKRTGFRIRISTGIGIWTGIGIWIWNPNGSGLWIGAGFLIATGILRWLLSSRGRATPELRYTVEYYGQGNVHDDIVKRIGIPKCGEDPGIPCVLFVYKVSRDTEDLRNALRWIQRDRMIKREDICAVVLLEKTSNQDDKPVEVNHGGVFDDQTAVVRILWKGTSLQQWFPPFWKYCDKVQEGPRYWEAMDKVTESIKKRQRE